The stretch of DNA aaaaaaatgtaaGAAATGAGAAGTTCTTAAAAAGCTCATTATCAAGGTCATCAAAGAGATTTTTTTGTTGAATAAATAGTAAAATCAACTTCATGATTTTGTTTGAAAGAATAATTTCGTTAAATGAATGATATTTCAAAGAATCATCGTTTGTTAATGAAGAAGCTTCATCAAAGAGAATATATGTATGGaacaatgaagatgatgaagaaccttctatcaacaaaatatttgaaagaagaaatgatgagaattttataaataatgtcaaatagaatcaaatccatgcaattgaaaaatgcaagttcTACCATGACCAACCATGGTAATTAAATTCTTTGCCCGGATGCGCTTTTACATTTATATAAATCAttctttaataattaaaaattgattccaaaaaagaaaaatcaaaactcaAAGTTAGTTGTTCAATAGTCAGGACGGGCCATGGGCCTTAGTAATTCAAAGTTTGGTCAAGAGATAAGTATGATCTAATTAAACATTGTTCCACTAATAATTTAGAATTCGGTCAACAGGTAAATAttgttgagaaaaaaaaagtgtGAAGAAGAAGTCACACATTAGCTAGAAAGAGAAataatgaacactttataagtgagagaacccacacacctatcatTTTAAGATTTTAGATAGACAAGTGGcgtgtctctcacaaagtgtaATTGAAGGAAGTCAACGAATACAAGTGAACTTGAACTTTCACCCAAATTTAAAGTGCTCCCTCGAATTGCCTCCAACAAATATACTCTGGCCAAACATTATTTCACCCGGAATCGAATGGTGGAAGTCATTAATCACTTGAGCACAATTGTTTGGTCGGTGTTGATTCACTTTTTATAAAAATGTATTGATCATACAATATTGGGCCATATCCTAACTTCAATATTCTCACCgtccataatttttttaataaaaattaaagttattGAGCCACTATTCTTTGTATTAAAGTTGTTGAACCTTGGTCTTACGATTGACCATACTTATTGTGGTATGGTCTTATCGGTATAGAATTTCTAATGCGAAAATTATCACAGCCAATTGTTTTGCAGATACGTTTGCGTTTTAAATTTGTGATTCAGAGAGTTGAAAGCTGCATTGGCTGAATATTGCAGATGCCAATCAAAGTGATGCACTTCGTGGACCAATATTGATTTATTATTACCTCTATTCTATGAACCCACACGGTTCATTGCATGGATAGCTATCACATTTGATGGGATACCtctaaattaattaacctaaagtTTTTCTGAACTTTATGTTACTGATAGTGAGTGAATGCAATTATATGTGTCGGCATGGCCTATTCTTACTATGGCCTATATGGATCTATATCTATACATATGTGGTGGTGATATATTTAAGCATTAATTAAGCTATATTTTTCAACCCTAGTAATCGGACCTATGCAAGTTATTAATGTGTATCTCATCAAGTTCTAATTATTATTTGTCATTATTTCTCTGCACACATGCACACATAGTGGACACGGCTTCTGATCCTTCGGtatcgttttttttttatttgaaaatattgaaatatggaattacattataaattaaaacacttatTACATCGGTTAAAAATAGGTTTATATCAGTTGACTTTTAGACTAATATAGAGTATAGTAAGTCTGACACATTTTATATTGGACAGTTTATTAAGGTGGACAACAGTTTATCATATCGGTCGATAAGTGAATCGAAGAAATATATGAGAATAACTTTCACTTTTCACACCGGGAATGCAATTAATTAAGGTGGTAGGCTTCACTTTTCACCTTACGTAGGCTTGTAATTGAGAAAATAAGAATCAAGTTTTATCTCAGGCAAGCTTATAACCGAGGATATGAGGATAGGGATAACTTTTCACAAAGGTTTTCTAgcataattgttgcatttctgaataaaaaatgagtgtaGTCGATGAACTGATGTTTTTGAACCATGGTGGCGATGTTTGTTACAACGGGGCGGGGTGGGTCTGCATGGCTAGCACCTCGACACCCAAATCAACTCAAGATTCAAGATAAGTATAGTGAAAATGGAGTTCAAAGAGTGTGTACCTTGCTTTCCATTTGAACTAATTATATACTTTAGGTCGGATGGAGTGGCTTTGTGGCGTCCAGAACAGTTTCTTCCAAGACTTTGTCGAAAACTAAGTGACCAGGAAAGCCTTTAGCGATTTTAGTCGTCCTCCAAAATGTTGTTCGACATAAGCTAGAACTAAAATGTCTGGTGTTAGTTGAAAAAATAGTGTGAAAGCTAAAAGAGTTCAAAAGTTCCCTAGAAATGAATGTTCTCAACACGTTTCACATTGGAACTCGTAATAGTGGCTAATAAAACAAAAAGTCCTATGCTTTATGTCCAGAAAAGATCATGTAAAAAGCGATCAATCCTGGAGGCCCTTTAAATCAATTCATACTAAATTAAAAAGTGTATAAAACTATAGATAATACATCTATAGATGTAAATACTAACTTCACGGATCTAATGAAACTTTTATTCCAAAAACAAattacttgagtttttttttctgcataaaaacctaacaaactttgtcttcaatactctaaatcactgataaaaacctaacaaactttgtcttcaatactctaaatcacactgataaaacctaaatcactgataaattaaaaaagccccaataatattaactataaccctaaataaaattttgtatttttgaaagcaaacaatgaaaagaaggaaaatttccggcacaaaaccctaacctgaacagagaagagacggttgaagggtggcgatggagtgaggaaggcggtggcggagtcggttgaaggctggagagggagtgaggacggcggaGAGGGAGTTaggacggcggagcaacgaaaggaagaagaaggttcgcgtgttttggatctgaaacaaaacgcgtgtgtttgtaaaatatataattttttaaatgggctaccaaagcgcttttcaaaagcgctttaataacaccccctaccagagcgcttttatcccaaaagcgctttcgtagcacccaccctataagagcgcttttaaaagcgctttcataacccccctaccagagcgctttttaaaagcgctctcatacccccccctaccagagcgctttttgaaagcgctctcataaccccccctaccagagcgctttttttgcatcattttcccttgtttattaattttgtttttagcgagccctacgagagcgcttttgctaaaagcgctttagtagttgcgctgctacagcttaaatttggcgtagtgtcatTTCCATCATTGAAACAGATTGTAGCTTTCTTCTAACACGTATGATGATGTGACAAGTTAGGGCATGAAGAAACTTATAGTGACTTGAGTGCACTCGATTTTGCCTATATTCTAAAGGAGAAATCAGGTATTTTCCCCTCGATTTTCAGCAAAATCGAGGGAACATATggtactttaaaaaaaataaaaatgtgacGCGTCTGTGGTTTATATTTCGGATATTTGTTGGGTGAGGTGAAATATTTtgtcataaaatgtattatttgttaTAGTGAACCTTATGTGCTCTTTTTGAAATATAAACCTCTGATTGTAACAACATTAAAATTCACCATGAGAGTCAAAAAGAGTAGAAACGTTGAAGATTGTTTCCCACAGACATTGTTTAATTGAAGGTTATGATGCCTCAATGTTTTGATTCGATGAAAACTACAGGTAAACAATTTGAAGCCCAAGTTAGTGACAGTCGTAATTAGAAGTTTTCGGGTTAGAATAGCAAATACTTGAATATAAGATAGTCATTAGGCTTGTATATTAGGGTTCTAGGGTTTAGTCATTCAAACTTTCTCTTTTGGACGGAGCCACATTGATAACAATGTAGGCATATGCCGCACTTGTAATTAGGGATGAGAATAGGTCAGGTCGGCCTACAgagcctatagcctagcctatttaAGGTTAGACCAGACCATACCTATTTGTTAAAAAAGCCAaacttaaaattttttaaaaacctatttaattatataaaccaGACTTAGGccattaaaaaagcctatgaagcattataggccgacctatattttcatatatatattaaaaatagtctaaataagttagcctatatatgcatatacattataaaaaaatgctaaataggttggtctatatatgtatatatattagaaaaaaagttAAATAGACTGACCTAAATATTCGTATATAGACCGACTTATAAGACTTCCTAAGTAATACATATTAAATAAAAACCTTAATGAGAAAGagacttttaaataggctttaagGTCAATCCAGACTTTTAAAAAGATCTGGTCAGACTGGAAAAAGTCTATAATAGACCATATGCATGACTCATGCCTTATAAATTTATCATAGACCTGACTCAAGCCTTATAAAAACTAgtctagcctatttccaccccctaAATGTAATATATGAGTATAATAATCCAATATGCAATCTTAATAGTCACTTATATCTCCCCCTCtcatttattgtttttatttattttacttttagaaAAAACATatctaataatatatatatatatatatatatatatatatatatatatatatatatatatatatatatatatatatatattatttttcttttatctaacttttttttaaagtatAGTACATATACAATATTTGTCACTAAAATTttacatattttattatttttaaatatgaagttcaatattataagaaaatttgaaaataataaaattattttatttaaaaaaaaatacttattttttttaaattcaaaataatcataaatttatatataaattttatcatatatatatatatatatatatatatatatatatatatatatatatatatatatatatatatatatatatatatatatatatatatatatatatatatatatatatatatatatatatatatatatatatatatatatatatatatatatatatatatatatatatatgatcaattccaatttttcaaataaaaactaaataaatattattaaaattaaactttaacaaaattatttccaaaattcaaatatatatttaaattttagtttcttaaattaaattattatagtaTGCAATAGATATTTTGTGGTGCAGTGTGGCTCAATATGGCAAAAGTATATGTTGGTGACCTTACTACTTTTGGTATAACAAACTATTTAACTATAGTTGCCTTCTTTAGGTCAACATAATAATTTGAATGTCTAAACATACATTATTTTGGACAGAAAAAATAcactctcaaaaaaaaaaaaacagagtcATACATTTCAACTGGCCCACTAATAATAAGATCATAATAAATAAAAGTCAACGAAGTCCAACATGAAAACGAAACGTGACAcgtatgttttaaaaataatatcatgTGAGGCAAGTGGAAAAACTAGTTCTCTGTTCCGAAACTTTGTACATCTGAATTTGGTTGATATAAATCATGAATAAAGGTCTGATATGACAACCGGTATATATTATCAAGTGGTAGTATGGTAGGTTAACATAATCGAAATAAAAGAGTAAAGAAAAAGTACACAATTCACCACGAGTCTTTGAAAGGATATAAGTGCATGTGTTTATGTTAAAAAGAGTATAGAAGGGAAGAAATTGAATCTTCTTTGATTCTTGTTTTTGAACTTGTATTTGCTTTGTTGAGACAAAATACAGTCCCTTAATTGACTCTCATCATAGATTAGGAAAACATGAAAATTCCATATGGTTGTTATAGTTATCATACTAAAGTGATATCTTGAAATAGTTAGTAGAAAACTGTGAGTCACAATTAGCCTAACTTATCTTAAGATAGGTGATATGATATATTCTATTTGAATGAGTTCTCGGTAGATTGAAATGTAGATTTCTTTAATAAAtgatttgtgatttattttagaTTAAATTGAAGCCTatacaaatataattttttttatgggcAATCATTCATAAAGATCAATTTAATCCAAAGACTTCATTTAGCAAATGTGCCTCAATTGCTGAACATATACATAGAACTGCAATTTTAAACACAACATAGAAGCGCAATTCTTCTTATATTAAGATTGTTGATCTACATCAAACAATTGCTTACGCATCATCAGATCAAACAAATCAAGAATAATTTTAATTATCTCTTATATACAAGTATAACTTTAAGTCACAATTAAAGTACATTTATCCTCACACTTTTAAAGTTTCATCTTACTAACATACTCATTCACTTGAGTGTCGAATTATTAAACTTTTTCTAAATACTCTTTATCATCAAAGAAAATTATTATTCTATTAGAAACTCTTTTATGATGATTTTCATTAACCTCTCCAATTTTCTTATcccttatattattaattttaaagttccatcttttttttcttctaaaaatatAGATTATATTTAATCTTTTGTATCATAACTCATAGTTATTATCCAATACTTTATTATCTTGATACGTGTTAgctgaattaaataaatttaaaaaacttaaaTTATTAGTTATGATTCAATATCTTATAGAAATacctatttatatttatgtattaatgtaaacaaaattattgaataaaaattttaaattgttaaaatttttaaattattggaTGAATTTCATAAATAAACTATTAAGCTTTAGTTTGAGAATAAGTGTTGaactataaaattaattttaaaaattaagttttttattttatactctATCTCTCTTCatattctatttataaaaaagtttattttttaaattaattgaataatcaatgtatctaaacaatttaaataatgTATAAACCAAAtatattcattattcaatgaattttaaaataaaaaaattcttttaatagaactaggagagagaaaattatgattatattttgatttatattaaaTCTGTGTGTCTttataaataaagattagcaTCAAATCTATTTTTATTCAATACTGTTAAGTTCTATTTACAagagaatttatttttaatattgattTAAGAATTAATGTATCTAGTTTAATAATagaccaaatatatatatatatttattattcaataaatttaaaaaataaattatctcttataaattggataaaagcaagtattttgttctttttatttatgtaaaaatggcagatttatttataaaaaaattaatcgaACATGAAAATGtacataaaaaacattaaaattaaaaattcgaaGTCAATAgtgttattaataaaaaaaattatataactaATATTATGAGTTAATAACTTTCAAATTATCCAAACTAAATATCAGTGGTGGCTGAAATGTAGTTGAGCCTATTAACTTTGAAGAGAAGATTGATTGAGATTTGAGAAGAGTTGGACGGTAGTAGAAATTAGCCTTGTCTATAGAAGCAACTTCGTAGAGTTTCTCACAAGAAACAtctaaaaaatttgaattttatcaattttccataaGTTACATAACTTTTCTGAGGtaataaatatgtattttatttatttttattatcatatgaTTGACTGGGTATAAAAATGAGATTCATAATGGTATAAAATCattatcattttcattatttaattGTGTTAATGTGTAGTAACAAGACAATGTTATTTAACAGAAAATGGATGATGTAGTGATAgcgtaaaatatttttatattgtcaATCAATTGCGACCATGAATTCTACTAAATCAGActgtaattttttaattatttatatgacatggcaaaacgatatatttttattggatgatagtgtaaaattcttctacaataattattttattggatGATAGTGTCAATGCATCTTctttaaattcattattttatttgtgatttaaaatatgaaaatcaTCGAATTAACgttaaatgatatttaaaatattatgatataaacataataacaatattaataataataataataataataataataataataattattattattattattattattattattttcagaaTACTTTTTCATTAATTTATTCTTAAATTTTGATAGTTTTAAATGTTAGTGAATTTTATAAATGATAAGCTAATTTTGTAGATTTATCTAATAAATATTAAATCGATGTGCTTTATCCCTCAAATTGAGTTAATTGAATCCGTCAAAAACCAAAATTTTatctaaaattaaaacaaaacagcAGTTTATACCAGATTTAAGTTGAGTCCGAAACCGGTCCGATCCAAACTGACCGAATATCCAGCGCTATACATTAACAATCtaagaagaaaaaaagtgttacatcatcaacaaacatttcccaatttatttttcttatttgatCAGTGCTAAGGATTGTAAGTCGAAACAGATATTATcaaaagacaaaataaaaaacattaattgTCAAGTTgaaacaccaacaacaacaacaacaacattacaaaaacaacttaaattaaaactaaatgcaTAAAAACAACACTTATGTCACAAAAGACCCTACATTCCCAAAAACTCCTCACATAAGTAACCATGCCATTGCAACaccaacataacaacaacaacaacatcatcagcttataaaaaaataaaataaaataaaaaaaacatcatCATCAGTAGTAGTAGTTACGTTATGAACACCAAAACACGACACGTATCACAACTGCCTCGTCGCATAAGCCATAAACTCCGCATCAGCCTCAAGCCCCGCCATAGTTTCTGGCGCCAAAACCACCTCCAAATCCACCGTCCCACTCCCATCTCTCCCCGGAAACGCCGAAATCTTCCCGTCGAATTTATTCGCCTTCCCACTCCTAACCGCCAACGGCTTCCCCCAACCAAAATCGTTATCATACATCGGAAACCTCGGAGAACTGCCCATGGTTATCGAACTACCGTCAGGGTTCCCCAAAGGAAAACACCTAGGATTGGTCTCCCAATCCTCTATGTACTTCCTCACCATAACATTATCATGCGCCTTCACGTTTTTATTCAGCTGCTCCGCACACCACCGTAAGTCTTTACTCATAACATCACCCGCTGAAGCGTATGTTGGAACACTCTGAATCGCGTTTCCGAAATAAAACGCTTCTAGCTTTGGTTCTATTCTATGACGACAATTAACCGCCATTCTAAACGTCGTCGTTTTTGAAGCTGGAAATTTCCTCGCGCGCGTGACTGCACGCCATAGTAACGCGCATATGGATTGAAATGACGAAATCTCAACCGTTTCTGTTACTGTTTCTGTTTCCGTGACGGTAACCGTTTGCTGTTTTGAGTTAACATTGGTTTTGAACCAGTTTTCAATTAACGTGGCTACTTTTCCGTTTTCTTTctggttgttgttattgttataatGATCGTTAATGTTTTTCTGCATCAATTCAACGGAATTGTTAGTTTCCGGCCACCGTTTGTTATTAGCTCTGGCTTTCAGTTTCTGAATTGCGTCACGGTTGAAGCTAAAGATTCGTTCTCTTATCGGCGCGTCGGCATTGAATGTCACTGCCGGGCCTTCTTTGGATAACCGGAGAACGGCGTCGGAGATTAAAACAGAGTCGCGGCGGAAGCTCGGAGTGTTTCTGATGCATTTGTTTGCTCCTCTACAGACTTGAGCAAAAGTGTTGAAGAAATTCCAGAAGGAAGTTCCATCAGTGACGGCGTGATTAACGGAGCAGCCGATAAAAACACCGTCAGCGAGTTCAGTCACCTGAACGGCCATAATCGGAGAGAAATGACCGGTGAAACTGACTTTTCGATCGAAAGCGAAAAACTCTTTGAAGGAGTGATGGACATAGGTGGTTGAGAGGAGATCACTGATGGAGAGATCAATTGCAGTGGCGTGGATGAAATCGACGCCGGCGTCGTTGCAGGTTAAGTAAACATAACCGTCGGAGTCGGTGGTGAAACGACCGGCGAGAGGGGGGAAGATAGAGAGAGTTTGAGAGAGAGCGGTTTTGAGGAGAGGGATTAAGTTATGAAAGGGAATAGAAGGTTTGGTGAAGAGACAACCTTTTTGGATGTAGTGACAAGAAAGCATAGGTAGGTCTGAAACAGAGAGTTTAAGGTTGGCAATAGTTGATTTTTGGTCTGGGAAAATGGTACATTTTGAGAGCAAGGTAGGGGAAGAAGAAGGCATTGTTTGGTTTTTTTGAGtttaaaagatgttttttgttttttctgccTCTCTTTTTGTATCCCCTTTTCTTGGTGTTAAGAGTGAGGTGGATGAGAGATGAGGGTGGGAGTGTCTTGGGTATTTATAGAGATGGACGGTGTTGAGATGCATGTATCTTCTTGTGCTG from Vicia villosa cultivar HV-30 ecotype Madison, WI unplaced genomic scaffold, Vvil1.0 ctg.001104F_1_1, whole genome shotgun sequence encodes:
- the LOC131633273 gene encoding protein ENHANCED PSEUDOMONAS SUSCEPTIBILITY 1-like, which codes for MPSSSPTLLSKCTIFPDQKSTIANLKLSVSDLPMLSCHYIQKGCLFTKPSIPFHNLIPLLKTALSQTLSIFPPLAGRFTTDSDGYVYLTCNDAGVDFIHATAIDLSISDLLSTTYVHHSFKEFFAFDRKVSFTGHFSPIMAVQVTELADGVFIGCSVNHAVTDGTSFWNFFNTFAQVCRGANKCIRNTPSFRRDSVLISDAVLRLSKEGPAVTFNADAPIRERIFSFNRDAIQKLKARANNKRWPETNNSVELMQKNINDHYNNNNNQKENGKVATLIENWFKTNVNSKQQTVTVTETETVTETVEISSFQSICALLWRAVTRARKFPASKTTTFRMAVNCRHRIEPKLEAFYFGNAIQSVPTYASAGDVMSKDLRWCAEQLNKNVKAHDNVMVRKYIEDWETNPRCFPLGNPDGSSITMGSSPRFPMYDNDFGWGKPLAVRSGKANKFDGKISAFPGRDGSGTVDLEVVLAPETMAGLEADAEFMAYATRQL